GATGTTCTTTCGCCGTAAGTCTCTTTATTTATGACTATTAAGCAAAAATAAAAATGGCCGCAATCAGCGGCCATTTTTTGAGCATTTGCTTACATCAACGTATGCATTATTATTTCAGGTTAAGCACATCTTGCATATCATACATCCCTGCAGACTTGCCTGATAACCAGCTAGCGGCACGTACCGCACCTTTAGCAAATGTCATACGGCTACTGGCTTTATGAGTAATTTCAATGCGCTCACCTTCTGTGGCAAACCAAACACTGTGTTCACCTACGACATCGCCAGCACGAATCGTTTCAAAACCAATCTCTTTTTGCGTACGAGCGCCTGTTTGGCCCTCTCGACCATAGACCGCACACTCTTTAAGATCGCGACCTAGTGCGTCGGCAACGACTTCACCCATTCGCAACGCGGTACCTGAAGGAGAGTCTACTTTATGACGATGATGGGCTTCGATAATCTCCACATCATAATCATCACCCAAAATTTGTGCCGCTGTCGCAAGCAACTTAAGCGTTAAATTCACACCGACACTCATGTTCGGAGCAAAAACGACAGGAGATTTTTCAGCCGCTTCGTTTAGCTTGCCTTTTTCGTCATCATTTAATCCGGTTGTTCCCACAACGATGGCTTTTTGATGTTGAGCACAAAAAGCGGCATTCTCTAAGGTTAAAGCCGGCGTGGTGAAATCAATCAGAACATCAAAATCATTAACACAATCAGACAATGAAGCAACCGCAGCAACGCCCAGTTTTCCAATGCCGGCGATTTCCCCAGCGTCAGCACCAATTAAACTGCTACCTGGCTTTAACACCGCTGCACCCAAAGAAACGCCATCGGCGTCATTGATGGCTGTGATTAAATTTTTTCCCATGCGCCCAGAGGCGCCAATGACGGCTACTCGCATTTTATTTTCTTCCTCAATTTTATCTGCGCAAACCATAGCAAAAAAACACTCTAATCTCAGCATTAAAAATTAACAAAACCACCAAGCAGGCACAAAAAAGGAGCCGAAGCTCCTTACTAAACCTAAATTAAATCCAGATT
This genomic stretch from Marinomonas primoryensis harbors:
- the dapB gene encoding 4-hydroxy-tetrahydrodipicolinate reductase, producing MRVAVIGASGRMGKNLITAINDADGVSLGAAVLKPGSSLIGADAGEIAGIGKLGVAAVASLSDCVNDFDVLIDFTTPALTLENAAFCAQHQKAIVVGTTGLNDDEKGKLNEAAEKSPVVFAPNMSVGVNLTLKLLATAAQILGDDYDVEIIEAHHRHKVDSPSGTALRMGEVVADALGRDLKECAVYGREGQTGARTQKEIGFETIRAGDVVGEHSVWFATEGERIEITHKASSRMTFAKGAVRAASWLSGKSAGMYDMQDVLNLK